Proteins co-encoded in one Thamnophis elegans isolate rThaEle1 chromosome 1, rThaEle1.pri, whole genome shotgun sequence genomic window:
- the CLEC14A gene encoding C-type lectin domain family 14 member A has product MRGLVFAWLTLLSPFSGLWGSAEFPESGRAWCHAAGACYSVHLGRMNFYQAQNACAQHGGDLSTASGRTEVEIILALLKGLANETGGSLFWLGLIKKAHQCTLQDLPLRGFSWVSPGLDEPRANGTAAPPKWFREPNKSCTMQRCAGLQVTLGQAHLNLWGLKDHSCTKASPGYICKYRYAGTCPALHPASGARGMVYYRLPFQLPSAAVEFSPPGTNLTIRCPGREAHFTCRLSPNGSHWEGTEQQGLCSCPSGYWSPNSGGCAEFTDCFSAQGAFRCLCAWRSRLAADEESCIAAARDGAATAKPNVSTPRAAGTFPANGTSRSGQNISFLEPFPIPITNSTTKSSASLNPFNYIFIPIAVVVVILLIMVMASLQVFQKCFKNCSSKGSQPTKDGAVVVEGDPEASATRTNSEPSLGPSKAKSTASQ; this is encoded by the coding sequence ATGCGAGGGCTCGTCTTCGCCTGGCTCACCCTCTTGTCGCCTTTCTCGGGGCTCTGGGGCTCTGCCGAGTTCCCCGAGAGCGGCCGCGCTTGGTGCCACGCAGCCGGGGCCTGCTACAGCGTCCACCTAGGCCGCATGAACTTTTACCAGGCTCAGAACGCTTGCGCCCAGCACGGGGGAGATCTGAGCACGGCCAGCGGCCGCACCGAAGTCGAGATCATCCTCGCTCTGCTGAAGGGACTCGCCAACGAAACGGGCGGCTCATTGTTTTGGCTGGGCCTGATTAAGAAAGCCCACCAGTGCACCCTTCAAGACCTGCCGCTCAGGGGCTTCTCCTGGGTCTCCCCGGGGCTTGACGAGCCGAGGGCCAACGGGACCGCCGCGCCGCCCAAGTGGTTCAGGGAACCGAACAAGTCCTGCACGATGCAGAGATGCGCCGGGCTGCAAGTCACCTTGGGCCAAGCGCACCTCAACCTGTGGGGCCTGAAGGACCACAGCTGCACCAAGGCAAGCCCGGGTTATATCTGCAAATACAGGTACGCGGGCACGTGCCCCGCCCTCCACCCGGCTTCTGGCGCCCGCGGGATGGTCTACTACAGGCTGCCTTTTCAGCTTCCAAGCGCGGCCGTGGAATTCAGCCCTCCGGGCACCAATCTTACGATAAGGTGCCCCGGGCGAGAGGCGCATTTCACTTGCCGCCTGTCGCCCAACGGCTCCCATTGGGAAGGCACCGAGCAGCAGGGCCTGTGCTCCTGTCCCAGCGGCTACTGGAGCCCGAACAGCGGTGGCTGTGCGGAATTCACGGACTGCTTTAGCGCCCAAGGCGCGTTCCGTTGTTTATGCGCTTGGAGATCCCGCTTGGCGGCCGACGAAGAGAGTTGCATCGCGGCAGCCAGAGATGGCGCGGCGACGGCGAAGCCCAACGTATCTACCCCGAGGGCTGCGGGAACTTTCCCTGCCAACGGTACAAGCCGTTCTGGTCAAAATATATCGTTTCTGGAACCGTTTCCCATTCCAATCACCAACAGTACTACCAAGTCTTCGGCTTCTTTAAACCCCTTCAACTATATCTTCATCCCGATcgcggtggtggtggtgatacTTCTGATTATGGTCATGGCCTCGCTCCAGGTCTTCCAAAAGTGCTTCAAGAACTGCTCTTCTAAGGGTTCCCAGCCTACAAAAGATGGTGCTGTGGTTGTAGAAGGCGACCCAGAAGCTTCTGCCACCCGCACCAACTCTGAACCTTCCCTGGGACCCAGCAAAGCGAAGTCCACAGCTTCTCAGTAA